One Triticum dicoccoides isolate Atlit2015 ecotype Zavitan chromosome 5B, WEW_v2.0, whole genome shotgun sequence genomic window carries:
- the LOC119309622 gene encoding aspartyl protease family protein At5g10770-like, with amino-acid sequence MARGGAHVVAAAALLLLLLLAAGGGGVHCLRSRAVSGATVLELRHHASFGPGGRSSRAEEARGVLASDAARVSSLQRRIGSYGLIRSSDAASKLAQVPVTSGAMLRTLNYVATVGIGGGEATVIVDTASELTWVQCKPCDACHDQQEPLFDPSASPSYAAVPCNSSSCDALRVATGMSGQACDQPATCSYALSYRDGSYSRGVLAHDKLSLAGENIEGFVFGCGTSNQGPFGGTSGLMGLGRSQLSLISQTMEQFGGVFSYCLPPKESGSSGSLVLGDDSSVYRNSTPIVYTAMVSDPLQGPFYMVNLTGITVGGEEVQSPGFSAGGGGRAIVDSGTIITSLVPSVYAAVRAEFLSQLAEYPQAPPFSILDTCFDLTGLREVQVPSLKLAFDGGAEVEVDSKGVLYVVSGDASQVCLALAALRSEDDTPIIGNYQQKNLRVIFDTAGSQIGFAQETCDYI; translated from the exons ATGGCACGGGGAGGAGCTCACGTCGTCGCCGCGGCGGCTCTGCTGCTCCTGCTGCTCctcgcggcaggcggcggcggcgtgcaTTGCCTGAGGTCAA GGGCGGTGAGCGGCGCCACGGTCCTGGAGCTGCGGCACCACGCCAGCTTCGGCCCAGGCGGCAGGAGCAGCAGGGCGGAGGAGGCCCGCGGCGTCCTGGCCTCCGACGCCGCCAGGGTCTCGTCGCTGCAGCGGCGCATCGGCAGCTACGGGCTGATCAGGTCGTCGGACGCGGCGTCCAAGCTGGCGCAGGTCCCCGTCACCTCCGGCGCCATGCTCCGGACGCTCAACTACGTCGCCACCGTGGGCATCGGCGGCGGCGAGGCCACGGTGATCGTGGACACGGCGAGCGAGCTCACCTGGGTGCAGTGCAAGCCGTGCGACGCCTGCCACGACCAGCAGGAGCCGCTCTTCGACCCGTCGGCGTCGCCGTCCTACGCCGCCGTGCCGTGCAACTCCTCCTCCTGCGACGCGCTGCGGGTGGCCACCGGGATGTCCGGCCAGGCCTGCGACCAGCCCGCGACCTGCAGCTACGCCCTCAGCTACCGCGACGGGTCCTACTCCCGCGGCGTGCTGGCGCACGACAAGCTGAGCCTGGCCGGCGAGAACATCGAGGGCTTCGTGTTCGGCTGCGGCACCAGCAACCAGGGCCCGTTCGGCGGCACGTCCGGGCTGATGGGGCTCGGCCGGAGCCAGCTCTCGCTCATATCCCAAACCATGGAGCAGTTCGGCGGCGTGTTCTCCTACTGCCTGCCGCCGAAGGAGTCCGGCTCGTCGGGGTCCCTCGTCCTCGGCGACGACTCCTCGGTGTACCGGAACTCCACCCCGATCGTGTACACCGCGATGGTCTCCGACCCGCTGCaggggcccttctacatggtcaacCTGACCGGGATCACCGTGGGCGGCGAGGAGGTGCAGTCCCCGGGGTtctcggccggcggcggcggcagggccaTCGTCGACTCCGGCACGATCATCACGAGCCTGGTGCCGTCCGTGTACGCGGCGGTGCGGGCCGAGTTCCTGAGCCAGCTGGCGGAGTACCCGCAGGCGCCGCCCTTCTCCATCCTGGACACCTGCTTCGACCTGACGGGGCTGAGGGAGGTGCAGGTGCCGAGCCTGAAGCTGGCGTTCGACGGCggcgcggaggtggaggtggactcCAAGGGCGTGCTCTACGTAGTCAGCGGCGACGCCTCCCAGGTGTGCCTAGCGCTGGCCGCCCTCAGGTCCGAGGACGACACCCCGATCATCGGCAACTACCAGCAGAAGAACCTGAGGGTGATTTTCGACACCGCGGGGTCTCAGATCGGGTTCGCGCAAGAGACTTGTGATTACATTTGA